The Pseudophaeobacter arcticus DSM 23566 genome includes a region encoding these proteins:
- the cueR gene encoding Cu(I)-responsive transcriptional regulator produces MNIGDVSTRSGLPAKTIRYYEDIGLIKPQRSENGYRCFVEADLHKLAFLGRARALGFTIEDCRMLMALYEDESRASGDVKQLALEHLSKIETKIADLQAMRDTLTELVHCCAGDNRPDCPILKDLSGKV; encoded by the coding sequence ATGAATATCGGTGATGTTTCAACCCGCTCGGGCCTGCCGGCCAAGACCATCCGCTATTACGAGGATATCGGCCTGATCAAACCGCAGCGTAGCGAAAACGGCTATCGCTGCTTTGTCGAGGCGGATCTGCACAAGCTCGCCTTTCTGGGCCGGGCGCGGGCCTTGGGGTTTACCATAGAAGACTGCCGGATGCTGATGGCGCTATATGAGGATGAGAGCCGCGCCAGTGGCGATGTCAAGCAACTGGCGCTGGAACATCTGAGCAAGATCGAGACCAAAATTGCAGACCTGCAGGCGATGCGCGATACCCTGACCGAGCTGGTGCATTGCTGTGCTGGTGACAACCGCCCAGACTGCCCGATCTTGAAAGATCTGTCCGGCAAGGTGTGA
- the pcaG gene encoding protocatechuate 3,4-dioxygenase subunit alpha — MPQTLEYLKETPSQTAGPYVHIGLAPGAAGFQIYDQELGQDIAGPNAKGERIRVEGLVIDGTGSPVKDVLLEVWQANADGIYPHPEHAGHDTVEEGFRGWGRVITNFETGEWAFDTVKPGGLMGRNGQMMAPHINLWIVARGINVGLNTRLYFDDEAEANAADPVINVVEWEKRRETLIAKRSERDGQTVYRFDIRLQGDGETVFFDI, encoded by the coding sequence ATGCCACAGACACTTGAATATCTGAAAGAAACCCCTTCGCAAACCGCAGGCCCCTATGTGCATATCGGTCTGGCCCCCGGCGCGGCTGGGTTTCAGATCTACGATCAGGAACTGGGGCAGGATATTGCCGGCCCCAATGCCAAGGGGGAACGGATCCGTGTCGAAGGCCTGGTCATCGACGGCACCGGGTCGCCAGTCAAGGACGTGCTGCTGGAGGTCTGGCAGGCCAATGCCGATGGCATCTATCCGCACCCCGAACATGCCGGGCATGACACCGTCGAAGAGGGCTTTCGCGGCTGGGGCCGGGTGATCACCAATTTTGAAACCGGTGAATGGGCATTTGATACTGTCAAACCCGGTGGCCTGATGGGCCGCAATGGGCAGATGATGGCGCCGCATATCAACCTGTGGATCGTGGCGCGCGGCATCAATGTGGGGCTGAATACCCGGCTTTACTTTGATGATGAGGCAGAGGCCAACGCCGCCGACCCGGTGATCAATGTGGTTGAGTGGGAAAAGCGCCGCGAAACCCTGATCGCAAAACGCAGTGAACGTGACGGCCAGACGGTGTATCGTTTTGACATCCGCCTGCAGGGCGACGGTGAAACCGTCTTTTTTGATATCTAA
- a CDS encoding BKACE family enzyme — MTISSQGKPCIICVAITGSVPRKEHNPVVPVTIAEQVESTQAAFEAGATIAHCHVRNDDQTPSSDPEKFGRLLEGLNKHCPGMIVQLSTGGRSGAGQERGGMLSLRPDMASLSVGSNNFPTRVYENPPDLVDWLASEMRQYEVKPEIEAFDLSHIHQAVKMNQDGRIAGKLYVQFVMGVKNAMPVDRETFDFYIKTVKRLAPEAEWCGAGIGPGQIQINEWAIAAGGHTRTGLEDNLRLNRETLAPSNAALVQRAVDLCEKYERPVASWQQAREILGLRPA; from the coding sequence ATGACCATCTCAAGCCAGGGCAAACCCTGTATCATCTGCGTTGCCATCACCGGATCCGTGCCCCGCAAGGAGCACAACCCGGTGGTGCCCGTCACCATTGCGGAACAGGTTGAGAGCACCCAGGCCGCGTTTGAAGCTGGCGCCACAATTGCCCATTGCCATGTGCGCAACGACGATCAAACGCCCTCATCCGATCCAGAGAAGTTTGGCCGCTTGCTGGAAGGGCTGAACAAGCACTGCCCCGGCATGATTGTGCAGCTCTCCACTGGTGGGCGGTCGGGCGCGGGCCAGGAACGCGGCGGCATGCTGTCGCTGCGTCCCGACATGGCTTCGCTTTCGGTGGGGTCCAACAACTTCCCCACCCGCGTTTATGAAAACCCGCCGGATCTGGTTGACTGGCTGGCCAGTGAGATGCGCCAGTATGAGGTCAAGCCCGAGATCGAGGCCTTTGATCTGTCGCATATCCATCAGGCGGTGAAGATGAACCAGGATGGGCGCATCGCTGGCAAGCTTTATGTGCAATTTGTCATGGGCGTAAAAAATGCCATGCCGGTGGATCGCGAGACCTTTGATTTCTACATCAAAACCGTAAAGCGCCTGGCGCCTGAGGCAGAATGGTGCGGTGCAGGTATCGGCCCCGGTCAGATCCAGATCAATGAATGGGCGATTGCCGCAGGTGGCCACACCCGCACTGGCCTTGAGGATAATTTGCGTCTGAACCGCGAAACCCTGGCGCCCTCAAACGCGGCCCTGGTGCAGCGCGCGGTCGATCTGTGCGAGAAATACGAACGCCCCGTCGCCAGCTGGCAACAGGCCCGCGAAATTCTGGGTCTGCGCCCAGCCTAA